The Naumovozyma dairenensis CBS 421 chromosome 1, complete genome genomic interval TaagtttcttcaaatttgaacCTGAAGCTTTCAATGCAATATCCTTACCAACCTCAGTAGACCCAGTAAATGCAGCTTTTCTAATCTTTGGATGAGTAGTAATCGTAGTACCAACAATTCTACCTGGACCaggaataatatttacCACACCCTTTGGTAACCCAACACGTTGACATAACGAAGAGAAATATAATGCATTCAACGGGGTGGCACCAGCTGGTTTCAAAATAACTACATTACCCATAGCTAAAGCTGGAGCAATCTTCCAAGTTAGCATCATAAATGGGAAATTCCATGGAATAATTTGACCACAGATACCAATTGGTTCCTTAGTGGTAAAATTCATATAACCATCACCACTATCAATGGTTCTACCATTAACTTTATCAGCATATGCTGCTGCGTCTCTTAAACAGTTAATAGCTAATTCAACATCACCACGAGCTAAATCTAAAGCCTTACCGTTATCGAAAGtttcaattgatgaaattaattccttttcctCTTCAATGAGATCAGCTAGTTTGTTTAAATAGTAAGCTCTACCTTTAGGATCTTGCGTAGCCCAATTAGTCTGAGTAAAGGCATGTTCTGCAGCTTCCACTGCGTATTCGACATCTTCAGCGGTACCTGATGAGATATCACAAATTTTCTCTTGAGTGGAAGGATTTTCAACTGCGATTGTTTTATAATCGTGTCCTTTGATGAATTCATTGTTGATGAAAAGACCAGTTGGTTGATCATATTCTAAACCGTTTGGTAAGGTAATATGGGCTGATTCAGccttttcaaaattgttTTTAGCcatgttgttgttttgttttgttttgttttgttctaaagtttcttgtttgtttttgtttgtatGTATTTTCCAATTGCTTGTTATTATGATATCAAACCCTTAACAGAAGGAATTACTCAAAAGTTGTGCATTACTTGAAGAACAGCGcattctttttatat includes:
- the NDAI0A03250 gene encoding aldehyde dehydrogenase family protein — protein: MAKNNFEKAESAHITLPNGLEYDQPTGLFINNEFIKGHDYKTIAVENPSTQEKICDISSGTAEDVEYAVEAAEHAFTQTNWATQDPKGRAYYLNKLADLIEEEKELISSIETFDNGKALDLARGDVELAINCLRDAAAYADKVNGRTIDSGDGYMNFTTKEPIGICGQIIPWNFPFMMLTWKIAPALAMGNVVILKPAGATPLNALYFSSLCQRVGLPKGVVNIIPGPGRIVGTTITTHPKIRKAAFTGSTEVGKDIALKASGSNLKKLTLELGGKSAHLVFDDINIEKTLPNLVNGIFKNAGQICSSGSRIYIQEGIYDKLLAAFKDYIEKTITVGDPFDESNFQGAITNKDQFNTIMNYIDIGKKEGAKILTGGHALGNKGYFIEPTIFYDVKEDMRIVKEEIFGPVVTISKFKTIEDGVRMANDSEFGLGAGIETENLSTALKVARMLHSGTVWINTYNDFDSRVPFGGVKQSGYGREMGQEVYDSYTEIKAVRIKL